Proteins from one Geomonas agri genomic window:
- the resB gene encoding cytochrome c biogenesis protein ResB, which yields MTTTNKRGFAQEVWDFFCSLKLSIFLLIGLALVSIIGTVIPQGQPPREYLATLSETKIRLYSSLGFFDMYHSWWFILLLYLLTLNLICCSIKRLPRVWKVVSEPVLVMDDGLEKTLANVKDLKLKGSKEELKERMAAFLRAEFAAPVITEKNGEFHLFAQKSPWCRLGVYVVHFSIIVIFIGALVGSFFGYKAYVNIPEGGAINQVQTQSGKIINLGFDVRCEKFSVSFYDTGAPKEFRSVLTVAENGQPVPGFQSRAIIVNDPLTYKGVTFYQSSYGQSDEGSLYHITVRDRKGGAPLKLDARQGERLALPGGAFLSVMEATMDVRPFMRGFDGPGAQVEFTPAGGNPQPFVILSDKYESFNAQHGGDLLISFDGMDQKFFTGLQVAHDPGVWVVWFGCLLMVVGICMAFFMSHKRVWARVTDSGVTLGGSASKNPAGFEICFDDLVDKLDKA from the coding sequence TTGACTACGACGAACAAACGAGGATTTGCACAAGAGGTTTGGGATTTTTTCTGCTCCTTGAAACTTTCGATTTTCCTGCTCATCGGACTGGCGCTGGTGTCGATCATCGGCACGGTAATTCCGCAGGGGCAGCCCCCCCGTGAGTACCTGGCGACCCTGAGCGAGACCAAGATCCGTCTCTACAGTTCCCTCGGCTTCTTCGACATGTACCACTCCTGGTGGTTCATTCTCCTGCTCTATCTGCTCACGCTGAACCTGATCTGCTGCTCTATTAAAAGGCTGCCGCGCGTCTGGAAGGTAGTTTCCGAGCCGGTGCTGGTAATGGACGACGGCTTGGAGAAGACGCTGGCCAACGTGAAGGACCTTAAGCTCAAAGGCTCCAAGGAGGAGTTGAAGGAGCGCATGGCGGCCTTCTTGCGGGCCGAGTTCGCCGCTCCGGTGATCACCGAGAAAAACGGCGAATTTCACCTGTTCGCCCAGAAGAGCCCCTGGTGCCGTCTCGGCGTGTACGTGGTGCACTTCTCCATCATCGTCATCTTCATCGGTGCGCTGGTCGGCTCCTTTTTCGGGTACAAGGCATACGTCAACATCCCTGAGGGGGGCGCGATCAACCAGGTGCAGACCCAAAGCGGCAAGATCATCAACCTGGGCTTCGATGTGCGCTGCGAGAAGTTTTCCGTCTCCTTCTACGACACCGGCGCTCCCAAGGAGTTCAGGAGCGTGCTCACTGTCGCTGAGAACGGCCAGCCGGTCCCCGGCTTCCAGAGCCGTGCCATCATCGTGAACGACCCGCTCACCTACAAGGGGGTCACCTTCTACCAGTCCAGCTACGGCCAGTCCGACGAAGGGTCCCTCTATCACATCACCGTGCGCGACCGCAAGGGTGGTGCGCCGCTCAAGCTGGACGCCCGTCAGGGCGAGCGCCTGGCGCTTCCCGGCGGCGCCTTCCTCTCCGTCATGGAAGCCACCATGGACGTGCGCCCCTTCATGAGGGGGTTCGATGGTCCGGGCGCGCAGGTCGAGTTCACCCCGGCGGGGGGTAACCCGCAGCCGTTTGTGATCCTTTCCGACAAGTACGAGTCCTTCAACGCCCAGCACGGCGGTGACCTCCTTATCAGTTTCGATGGGATGGACCAGAAGTTCTTCACCGGCCTGCAGGTGGCGCATGACCCGGGTGTCTGGGTGGTGTGGTTCGGCTGCTTGTTGATGGTGGTAGGTATCTGCATGGCGTTCTTTATGTCCCACAAGCGGGTGTGGGCGCGCGTTACCGATTCCGGGGTTACCTTGGGCGGTTCCGCCAGCAAGAACCCGGCAGGCTTTGAGATCTGTTTTGATGACCTTGTCGACAAGCTCGACAAGGCTTAA
- a CDS encoding cytochrome c3 family protein, giving the protein MKKIFAAVALTLAFAVTAMAADSVVYPAKNGNVTFNHKAHQGKNECKVCHGDGAPAKIAINKDAAHGKACKECHAAKGGPTKCGDCHKK; this is encoded by the coding sequence ATGAAAAAGATTTTCGCTGCAGTAGCTCTGACCCTCGCCTTTGCCGTTACCGCAATGGCCGCTGATTCCGTCGTTTACCCGGCTAAGAACGGCAACGTCACCTTCAACCACAAGGCTCACCAGGGCAAAAACGAGTGCAAAGTTTGCCACGGCGACGGCGCACCGGCCAAGATCGCTATCAACAAAGATGCGGCACACGGCAAAGCCTGCAAAGAGTGCCACGCTGCCAAGGGCGGCCCGACCAAGTGTGGTGACTGCCACAAGAAGTAA
- the purE gene encoding 5-(carboxyamino)imidazole ribonucleotide mutase, which translates to MSDPTVLILMGSDSDLTTMEETARVLTEFDVPYEMHVSSAHRSPAKTSKLTREAEGRGIQVIIAAAGMAAHLAGVVAAETPLPVIAVPMLGGALNGVDALYAMVQMPGGMPVATMAIGKAGAKNAGLLAVQILSLANTGLRAKFVAYKTRMAEEVEEKDQALQAALRK; encoded by the coding sequence ATGTCTGATCCGACCGTTTTGATTCTGATGGGAAGCGATTCCGACCTGACCACCATGGAGGAGACGGCCAGGGTTCTTACCGAATTCGACGTCCCCTACGAGATGCATGTTTCCTCGGCCCACCGCTCCCCCGCCAAGACCTCCAAGCTTACCCGCGAGGCCGAAGGACGCGGCATCCAGGTCATCATCGCCGCCGCCGGCATGGCGGCCCACCTGGCCGGCGTCGTCGCCGCCGAGACGCCGCTTCCGGTCATCGCCGTACCCATGCTGGGCGGCGCGTTGAACGGTGTCGACGCCCTCTACGCGATGGTGCAGATGCCCGGCGGCATGCCGGTTGCCACCATGGCCATCGGCAAGGCCGGCGCCAAAAACGCCGGGCTCCTCGCGGTGCAGATACTCTCCCTGGCCAACACCGGATTGCGCGCCAAGTTCGTCGCTTACAAAACGCGCATGGCCGAAGAGGTAGAAGAGAAGGACCAGGCACTGCAGGCCGCGCTGCGGAAGTGA
- the purD gene encoding phosphoribosylamine--glycine ligase, whose protein sequence is MKVLVVGSGGREHALVWKIAQSPLVEKVFCAPGNPGTATLAENVDIAVDNLQGLLDFAKKEGVELTVVGPELPLSMGLVDLFEENGLKAFGARKNAAIIEASKAFSKDLMQKYNVPTAAYGVFTEIPAAIDFIDKTGIPIVIKADGLAAGKGVIIAQTRDEAVAAVTDMLSGNAFGAAGSRVVVEEFLKGEEASFLAFTDGERIIPLASAQDHKAVYDGDKGPNTGGMGAYSPAPVVTPPIHEKAMAEVMRRTVDGMKAEGRTYRGVLYAGLMIDGDSVKTLEFNARFGDPECQPLLMRMKSDIVPILMAVASGSLEGVEIEWHDKAAVCVVLAAEGYPADYRKGDVIEGLAEAGKVEDLVVFHAGTKASGDAIVTNGGRVLGVTALGSTVKEAIERAYSGVKLITWPGMHHRKDIGAKAMNR, encoded by the coding sequence ATGAAGGTATTGGTAGTAGGCAGCGGCGGGAGGGAGCACGCGCTGGTCTGGAAGATCGCCCAGTCCCCGCTGGTGGAGAAGGTGTTCTGCGCACCGGGCAACCCGGGCACCGCGACGCTGGCTGAAAACGTGGACATCGCCGTGGACAACCTCCAGGGGCTGCTCGACTTCGCCAAGAAGGAAGGGGTGGAACTGACCGTGGTGGGCCCGGAGCTGCCGCTTTCCATGGGCCTGGTTGACCTGTTCGAAGAGAACGGCCTGAAGGCCTTCGGTGCCCGCAAGAACGCCGCCATCATCGAGGCATCAAAGGCATTCTCCAAGGACCTGATGCAGAAGTACAACGTCCCCACCGCGGCCTACGGCGTCTTCACCGAGATCCCTGCCGCCATCGACTTCATCGACAAAACCGGGATTCCCATCGTGATCAAGGCCGACGGCCTGGCCGCGGGTAAAGGGGTGATTATCGCCCAGACCCGCGACGAGGCGGTGGCAGCGGTCACCGACATGCTTTCCGGTAACGCCTTCGGCGCCGCGGGCTCCCGCGTGGTCGTCGAGGAGTTCCTGAAAGGGGAGGAGGCATCCTTCCTCGCCTTCACCGACGGCGAGCGCATCATCCCGCTCGCCTCCGCCCAGGACCACAAGGCGGTCTATGACGGCGACAAGGGCCCCAACACTGGCGGCATGGGTGCGTACTCCCCGGCACCGGTGGTCACCCCTCCCATTCACGAGAAGGCCATGGCAGAAGTCATGCGCCGCACCGTGGACGGCATGAAGGCAGAAGGGCGCACCTATCGTGGTGTCCTCTACGCCGGCCTCATGATCGACGGCGACTCCGTGAAGACCCTGGAGTTCAACGCCCGTTTCGGCGATCCCGAGTGTCAGCCGCTGCTGATGCGCATGAAGTCCGACATTGTCCCCATCCTGATGGCGGTCGCCTCCGGCAGCCTTGAAGGCGTCGAGATCGAGTGGCACGACAAGGCAGCGGTCTGCGTGGTCCTGGCGGCAGAAGGTTACCCCGCAGACTACCGTAAGGGAGACGTGATCGAGGGGCTCGCAGAAGCGGGCAAGGTTGAGGACCTGGTCGTGTTCCACGCCGGCACCAAGGCCAGCGGCGACGCCATTGTCACCAACGGCGGCCGCGTCTTGGGCGTCACCGCCCTCGGTTCCACTGTTAAGGAAGCCATCGAACGCGCCTATAGCGGCGTGAAACTGATCACCTGGCCCGGCATGCACCACAGGAAAGACATCGGCGCCAAGGCGATGAACCGTTAA